One genomic region from Candidatus Zixiibacteriota bacterium encodes:
- a CDS encoding nuclear transport factor 2 family protein codes for MEKSKIKQEVWKTIQELNRAWAVDGNPDKLKNYFHKDMVAITPTDHNRVEGRDACIAGWKKFVETAKIHYWKEKDPKVQIHGNGKFAVVTYYWDMSYEMSGQTIKAGGRDMFALVKEKGKWWVVADQFSTFPSQ; via the coding sequence GTGGAAAAATCTAAAATCAAGCAAGAGGTCTGGAAAACTATTCAGGAGCTGAACCGAGCCTGGGCTGTAGACGGAAATCCGGATAAACTCAAAAATTATTTTCATAAGGATATGGTAGCAATTACTCCAACTGATCATAACCGTGTTGAAGGAAGAGACGCTTGCATCGCGGGCTGGAAGAAATTTGTTGAGACAGCAAAAATCCATTACTGGAAAGAGAAAGACCCGAAAGTTCAGATCCATGGAAACGGGAAATTTGCTGTAGTAACTTACTACTGGGATATGTCCTATGAAATGAGTGGACAAACCATTAAAGCCGGCGGAAGGGATATGTTCGCCCTGGTAAAAGAGAAAGGAAAATGGTGGGTAGTGGCAGACCAGTTTTCTACGTTTCCAAGCCAATAA
- a CDS encoding rubrerythrin family protein, which translates to MKNTIENLAKAFVGESQARNRYTFYSKVARNE; encoded by the coding sequence ATGAAAAACACAATCGAGAATCTGGCCAAAGCTTTCGTTGGTGAAAGCCAGGCACGGAACAGGTACACTTTTTATTCCAAGGTTGCCAGGAACGAGG